A single genomic interval of Daucus carota subsp. sativus chromosome 1, DH1 v3.0, whole genome shotgun sequence harbors:
- the LOC108204625 gene encoding large ribosomal subunit protein bL28c: protein MATLMASSVGILSSRTHLSSSTRPPISPSLKTTSFASVADLRFVCSQLSGLQISHTHSAHLVRPICVPPTKLPLQPVARRICPFTGKKANKANRVSHSNHKTKRLQFVNLQYKRIWWEAGNRFVKLRLSTKAIKTIEKNGLDAVAKKAGIDLRKL from the exons atggcAACACTCATGGCTTCTTCAGTGGGCATCTTGAGCTCAAGAACACACCTTTCATCATCTACAAGACCACCCATTTCACCGTCCCTCAAGACGACGTCGTTCGCTTCAGTCGCTGACCTGCGTTTCGTTTGTTCTCAATTGAGTGGTCTTCAAATATCACACACTCATTCTGCTCATTTGGTCAGGCCCATCTGTGTGCCACCCACTAAGCTCCCTCTTCAGCCTGTTGCTC GTAGGATATGCCCCTTCACAGGAAAGAAAGCCAACAAAGCAAACAGGGTTTCACACTCAAATCACAAGACTAAAAGGTTGCAATTTGTGAACCTACAATATAAAAGAATTTGGTGGGAGGCAGGAAACCGCTTTGTAAAGTTGCGCCTGTCAACGAAGGCTATAAAGACCATAGAGAAGAATGGACTGGACGCAGTCGCTAAGAAAGCTGGGATTGATCTTCGCAAGCTATAG